One region of Streptomyces sp. NBC_00442 genomic DNA includes:
- a CDS encoding phosphatase PAP2 family protein: MVAVVLLALLVALTVAVVVRHGAPLPGDTVLHRRSLHDRPPVAVATARAVTATGSGVVPYVLAVVAGLLAGRDGKGRRYAVAGALAVLVLGQLVRYGLMAAVARPRPASLDWATTASGFSFPSGHTTTSALTAGLLAWAVLTRRTPAAARPTIAVLCLWAVAVGVSRIYLGVHWASDVLGGWLFASLWLCLAALVTSPRVRAAGRRRTGRVRAPLGARPPGGA; this comes from the coding sequence GTGGTGGCCGTGGTCCTGCTCGCGCTCCTCGTCGCGCTCACGGTCGCCGTCGTCGTCCGGCACGGCGCCCCGCTTCCGGGCGACACGGTCCTGCACCGCCGGTCCCTGCACGACCGTCCTCCGGTCGCCGTCGCCACCGCGCGCGCCGTCACGGCGACGGGCAGCGGGGTGGTGCCCTACGTTCTCGCCGTCGTCGCGGGCCTGCTCGCGGGCCGCGACGGCAAGGGGCGCCGGTACGCGGTGGCGGGAGCGCTCGCGGTGCTCGTCCTCGGCCAATTGGTGCGGTACGGCCTGATGGCCGCCGTCGCCCGCCCGCGTCCGGCCTCGCTCGACTGGGCGACCACGGCGTCCGGATTCTCCTTCCCCTCGGGGCACACCACCACCAGCGCCCTCACCGCGGGGCTGCTCGCCTGGGCGGTGCTGACCCGGCGCACCCCCGCGGCCGCCCGCCCCACCATCGCCGTGCTCTGCCTCTGGGCGGTGGCCGTCGGCGTCTCCCGGATCTACCTCGGGGTGCACTGGGCGAGCGATGTGCTGGGCGGATGGCTCTTCGCCTCGCTCTGGCTCTGCCTCGCGGCGCTGGTCACGTCGCCTCGCGTGCGTGCCGCGGGCCGGCGCAGGACCGGCCGCGTCCGGGCGCCCCTGGGTGCCCGCCCACCGGGCGGCGCGTGA
- a CDS encoding BlaI/MecI/CopY family transcriptional regulator: protein MTARGGVGHGEPRRPAGELEAGVLAALWAAEAPLTPGEVQAQLGGGLARTTVTTILSRLHDKGAVTRRRAGRGYTYTPTEDAPGLTARRMHTELAKEEDRSTVLARFVSQLSDEDERLLRSLLEEAGGDGG from the coding sequence ATGACTGCCAGGGGAGGCGTCGGACACGGGGAGCCGAGACGGCCGGCGGGGGAGCTGGAGGCCGGGGTCCTCGCGGCGCTGTGGGCCGCCGAAGCGCCGCTCACGCCGGGCGAGGTCCAGGCACAGCTCGGCGGCGGTCTCGCCCGTACCACCGTGACCACGATTCTCAGCCGGCTCCACGACAAGGGAGCGGTGACGCGCCGACGCGCCGGGCGCGGCTACACGTACACGCCCACGGAGGACGCGCCGGGGCTCACCGCCCGCCGCATGCACACCGAGCTGGCCAAGGAGGAGGACCGCTCCACCGTCCTCGCCCGCTTCGTCTCCCAGCTCAGCGACGAGGACGAGCGGCTGCTGCGCTCGCTCCTGGAGGAGGCCGGAGGCGACGGGGGATGA
- a CDS encoding M56 family metallopeptidase, with protein sequence MIFSVWIPLLVPFLAVPAARRLAEALPPRPAAWLLAAAAAGLALCSTAALGLIALAGALRLPFFASLGNLTAPLDALPAWLAFPAAATAAALVALSGAAVIRTLRRHLAELRSARALLRPAESELAVLRDPNPDAYALPGRPGRIVVTTGMLRTLEPAEREALFAHERAHLMGRHHLFLAAAELAGHCHPGLRSLRAPLAFALERSADEYAATAVGDRRLAARAIGRAALASRTPGTRPRAVLAATAGPVPRRVAALLDRHPATGLARSAGARLIAAVLLSCLCASAASAIDAAADLHGGIETAQGETGHH encoded by the coding sequence ATGATCTTCTCGGTGTGGATCCCGCTCCTCGTGCCGTTCCTCGCGGTGCCCGCGGCCCGTCGGCTCGCCGAGGCGCTGCCGCCCCGCCCGGCCGCGTGGCTGCTCGCCGCCGCGGCGGCCGGCCTCGCCCTCTGTTCGACCGCCGCGCTGGGACTCATCGCGCTGGCCGGGGCACTGCGGCTGCCGTTCTTCGCCTCGCTGGGAAACCTGACGGCGCCGCTGGACGCGCTTCCCGCGTGGCTCGCCTTCCCGGCCGCGGCCACCGCCGCCGCGCTCGTCGCCCTCTCGGGTGCGGCCGTGATCCGCACCCTGCGCCGGCATCTCGCCGAACTGCGCTCGGCCCGCGCCCTGTTGAGGCCGGCCGAGAGCGAACTGGCCGTCCTGCGCGACCCCAACCCCGACGCCTACGCGCTGCCCGGCCGGCCGGGGCGGATCGTCGTCACCACCGGAATGCTGCGCACCCTCGAACCCGCCGAGCGCGAAGCCCTGTTCGCGCACGAACGCGCCCACCTGATGGGCCGCCACCACCTGTTCCTGGCCGCCGCCGAGCTCGCGGGGCACTGCCACCCCGGCCTGCGGTCGCTGCGCGCGCCCCTCGCCTTCGCCCTGGAGCGGTCCGCCGACGAGTACGCGGCGACCGCCGTCGGTGACCGCAGGCTCGCGGCACGCGCGATCGGCCGCGCCGCCCTCGCCTCCCGCACCCCCGGCACGCGGCCCCGCGCGGTGCTCGCCGCGACCGCGGGACCGGTGCCGCGCCGGGTCGCCGCCCTGCTCGACCGCCACCCCGCGACGGGCCTGGCCCGTTCGGCCGGAGCCCGGCTGATAGCGGCCGTCCTGCTGAGCTGCCTGTGCGCCTCGGCGGCCTCGGCGATCGACGCGGCAGCCGATCTGCACGGCGGCATCGAAACGGCCCAGGGCGAGACCGGCCACCACTAG
- a CDS encoding DedA family protein produces the protein MTAVPLLAASFPQAVNILDAGSLLSAFGALGVAVVLFAETGLLVGFLLPGDSLLFTAGLLCAPGGSGPVSLSLSEVLVCSVAGALAGAQVGYWIGRRGGRALLGRSRSRKLHEGAARAEELLAKYGHAKAIVLARFVPIVRTVLNPLAGALGVPARVFALWQVVGGLVWTCALVLGGYALGSSVPNIDRYLLPIVALVVAVSLTPVALEVLRARRARTATEDVR, from the coding sequence ATGACCGCCGTCCCCCTGCTCGCAGCCTCGTTCCCCCAGGCCGTGAACATCCTCGACGCGGGCTCGCTGCTCTCCGCGTTCGGCGCCCTGGGCGTTGCCGTGGTGCTCTTCGCCGAGACCGGTCTGCTCGTGGGGTTCCTCCTGCCGGGCGATTCCCTGCTGTTCACGGCGGGCCTGCTGTGCGCGCCCGGCGGCAGCGGGCCCGTGTCGCTGTCGCTCAGCGAGGTCCTGGTCTGTTCGGTGGCCGGCGCCCTCGCCGGCGCCCAGGTGGGGTACTGGATCGGCCGCCGCGGCGGCCGGGCCCTGCTGGGCCGCAGCAGGTCGCGCAAGCTGCACGAGGGAGCGGCCCGCGCCGAGGAGCTGCTCGCGAAGTACGGCCACGCGAAGGCGATCGTCCTCGCGCGCTTCGTGCCGATCGTCCGCACGGTACTGAACCCGCTCGCGGGCGCCCTTGGCGTACCGGCCCGCGTCTTCGCCCTCTGGCAGGTCGTGGGCGGCCTCGTGTGGACCTGTGCGCTGGTGCTCGGCGGCTACGCGCTCGGCTCGTCGGTGCCGAACATCGACCGCTACCTGCTGCCGATCGTCGCGCTGGTCGTGGCGGTGTCGCTCACGCCGGTCGCTCTGGAAGTGCTGCGTGCCCGCCGCGCGCGTACGGCCACCGAGGACGTCCGCTGA